From the genome of Thermoleophilaceae bacterium, one region includes:
- a CDS encoding TetR/AcrR family transcriptional regulator, whose protein sequence is MPAKKRLTATARREVIEQAASELFAERGYGGTSVDEIARRSGVSPPVVYDHFESKLALHRHLVDRHYAELRQVWRDNLPGDEPQEERIARSFDAWFEYIEQHPFAARMLFRDTTGEPRVEAGRREVAAESRAIIRPLMGQEPGAHNIAGAADEESLDMAWEVVRAVLQGLAVWWSEHPDVPRERIVATAMNSIWMGFERVRRGEVWQP, encoded by the coding sequence ATGCCCGCGAAGAAGCGACTCACAGCGACAGCCCGCCGCGAGGTGATCGAGCAGGCCGCGAGCGAGCTCTTCGCCGAGCGCGGCTACGGCGGCACGTCCGTCGACGAGATCGCCCGCCGCTCGGGCGTGTCACCGCCCGTGGTATACGACCACTTCGAGTCCAAGCTCGCCCTCCATCGCCATCTCGTGGACCGCCACTACGCGGAGCTCCGTCAGGTGTGGCGCGACAACCTGCCGGGCGACGAGCCGCAGGAGGAGCGAATAGCCCGCTCGTTCGACGCCTGGTTCGAGTACATCGAGCAGCATCCGTTCGCCGCCCGGATGCTGTTCCGGGACACCACCGGCGAGCCCCGCGTAGAGGCCGGCCGGCGGGAGGTGGCGGCGGAGAGCCGCGCCATCATCCGCCCGCTGATGGGTCAGGAGCCAGGCGCGCACAACATCGCCGGCGCGGCCGACGAGGAGTCGCTCGACATGGCGTGGGAAGTCGTGCGCGCGGTGCTCCAGGGCCTCGCCGTCTGGTGGTCCGAGCACCCCGACGTGCCGCGCGAGCGGATCGTGGCCACGGCGATGAACTCGATCTGGATGGGCTTCGAGCGCGTGCGGCGCGGCGAGGTGTGGCAGCCCTAG
- a CDS encoding PQQ-dependent sugar dehydrogenase: MRRALAGSVLCLALVCACKADARVHLVRVGHFSSPIYVSAPPGDTHRVFVVERAGRIMVVRNGRRVKRPFLDIRGRVSEGGERGLLSMAFAPDYARSGRFYVYYTDNGGDIRVAQYRRSRNPDRALAGSARNVIRIEHSQFPNHNGGQLQFGPDGLLYIGVGDGGSEGDPNNTGQNLGTLLGKILRIAPQPRGGYGIPAGNPFGGNGQRREIYAYGLRNPWRFSFDRRTGALAIGDVGQDRFEEIDYEPRGAARGRNFGWSHFEGNSRFKGGPTPDYAPPVLVRSHSAGFCAIVGGYVVRNRSLAGLNGRYVYGDLCNSRLYSVRLRSGRASGNRALPVRVGNLVSFGEDAAGHVYAVSLAGPVYRLAG, translated from the coding sequence GTGCGACGCGCACTCGCCGGCTCGGTCCTCTGCCTCGCACTGGTGTGCGCCTGCAAGGCGGACGCGCGCGTGCACCTCGTGCGGGTGGGTCACTTCTCCTCGCCGATCTACGTGAGCGCGCCCCCGGGTGACACGCACCGCGTGTTCGTGGTCGAGCGCGCGGGGCGAATCATGGTCGTGCGCAACGGGCGGAGGGTGAAGCGGCCGTTCCTCGACATTCGCGGCCGTGTGTCAGAGGGCGGGGAGCGCGGGCTCCTGTCGATGGCGTTCGCGCCGGACTACGCGAGAAGCGGCCGCTTCTATGTCTACTACACCGACAACGGCGGCGACATCCGCGTGGCGCAGTACCGCCGCTCGCGCAATCCCGACCGCGCGCTCGCCGGCTCGGCACGCAACGTGATCCGGATCGAACACAGCCAGTTCCCCAACCACAACGGCGGCCAGCTGCAGTTCGGCCCGGATGGATTGCTCTACATCGGCGTGGGCGACGGCGGAAGCGAGGGAGACCCGAACAACACGGGACAGAACCTCGGCACCCTTCTCGGCAAGATCCTGCGCATCGCCCCGCAGCCGCGCGGCGGCTACGGGATTCCCGCGGGCAACCCGTTCGGCGGCAACGGGCAGCGCCGGGAGATCTATGCGTATGGGCTGCGCAACCCATGGCGCTTCTCGTTCGATCGCCGCACAGGCGCGCTCGCGATCGGGGACGTGGGGCAGGACCGCTTCGAGGAGATCGACTACGAGCCGCGGGGTGCGGCGCGCGGCCGGAACTTCGGCTGGAGCCACTTCGAGGGCAACAGCCGCTTCAAGGGCGGGCCCACGCCGGACTACGCGCCGCCCGTGCTCGTCCGCTCCCACTCCGCCGGGTTCTGCGCGATCGTGGGCGGCTACGTGGTGCGCAACCGCTCCCTTGCCGGGCTCAACGGGCGCTACGTCTACGGAGACCTCTGCAACTCCCGGCTCTACTCGGTGCGGCTGCGCAGCGGACGCGCGTCGGGCAACCGCGCGCTGCCCGTGCGCGTGGGCAACCTCGTGTCATTCGGCGAGGACGCCGCCGGCCACGTGTACGCGGTATCGCTCGCCGGCCCCGTCTACCGGCTGGCCGGCTGA
- a CDS encoding nuclear transport factor 2 family protein, with translation MDERIELARRAYQTFNDGDVDYALFHPELRIVQTSSLVGTAGTFTGHAGLRRSAEELREGFEELRFEPEDYTELEDGRLLVRCRFVGRGTRSGIELDADVWHILTFRDGLLARMEVYPSRRRALAAATPRTG, from the coding sequence ATGGACGAGCGGATCGAGCTCGCGCGGCGCGCATACCAGACGTTCAACGACGGCGACGTCGACTACGCCCTCTTCCATCCGGAGCTGCGCATCGTCCAGACCTCGAGCCTGGTGGGAACCGCGGGCACCTTCACGGGCCACGCCGGCCTGCGGCGCTCAGCCGAGGAGCTGAGGGAAGGATTTGAGGAGCTGCGGTTCGAGCCGGAGGACTACACCGAGCTCGAGGACGGCAGGCTGCTGGTGCGCTGCCGCTTCGTCGGGCGCGGCACGCGCAGCGGGATCGAGCTGGACGCGGACGTCTGGCACATCCTGACATTCCGGGACGGCCTGCTGGCACGGATGGAGGTCTATCCGAGCCGGCGCAGGGCGCTGGCGGCGGCTACCCCTCGTACGGGCTGA
- a CDS encoding NAD-dependent epimerase/dehydratase family protein has protein sequence MPTDGLTVAVTGPTGDLGVALVSALERSRQVKRIIGMARRPFDPDVVGWKKTEYRQGDVQDRGSVRDAVKGADVVVHLAFAILSASDATHSINVEGSKTVFEEAAKAGAERVCYASSVAAYGFHQDNPDWLTEEIEPRGTPEHHYSAQKAEVESVLAQVLLRRTNTSAYVFRPCIVAGPRAQTLLDELPYVRLSEAMPDAVVRLLGFMPMLRPVIPDPGTRFQLVHEDDVASAFVAGVVGRGTPGPYNLAGGGTLRTSDLADALGWYSIPIPELAVEATAEVITRIPGAPAQLAWIHSVRKEVLMKTDRARKELGWKPKHTGKATLKALVAAHRSDEGIGHRA, from the coding sequence ATGCCGACTGACGGCCTCACGGTCGCGGTGACCGGACCCACGGGCGATCTCGGAGTGGCGCTCGTTTCCGCGCTCGAGCGCTCACGGCAGGTGAAGCGCATCATCGGCATGGCTCGGCGGCCATTCGACCCAGATGTGGTCGGCTGGAAGAAGACCGAGTACCGGCAGGGCGACGTGCAGGACCGCGGGAGCGTGCGCGACGCTGTGAAGGGCGCGGACGTGGTCGTGCACCTCGCTTTCGCGATTCTCTCCGCGAGCGACGCCACCCACTCGATCAACGTGGAGGGATCGAAGACCGTGTTCGAGGAGGCGGCAAAGGCCGGGGCGGAACGCGTCTGTTACGCCTCGAGCGTGGCGGCCTACGGCTTCCACCAGGACAACCCCGACTGGCTCACGGAGGAGATCGAGCCGCGGGGCACGCCCGAGCACCACTACTCCGCGCAGAAGGCCGAGGTGGAGAGCGTGCTCGCCCAGGTGCTGCTCCGGCGCACGAACACGAGCGCCTACGTCTTCCGGCCGTGCATCGTGGCCGGGCCGCGCGCCCAGACGCTGCTGGACGAGCTTCCCTACGTCCGCCTCTCCGAGGCCATGCCGGACGCTGTGGTGCGGCTCCTCGGCTTCATGCCGATGCTGCGGCCGGTCATCCCCGACCCGGGTACCCGCTTTCAGCTCGTGCACGAGGACGACGTGGCATCCGCCTTCGTCGCAGGAGTGGTCGGAAGGGGCACGCCCGGGCCGTACAACCTCGCGGGCGGCGGCACGCTGAGGACGAGCGATCTGGCGGACGCCCTCGGCTGGTACTCGATCCCGATCCCCGAACTGGCCGTGGAAGCCACGGCCGAGGTGATCACCCGCATCCCCGGAGCGCCGGCCCAGCTCGCCTGGATCCACTCGGTCCGCAAGGAAGTGCTGATGAAGACCGACCGAGCCCGCAAGGAGCTCGGCTGGAAGCCGAAGCACACCGGCAAGGCAACGCTGAAGGCGCTCGTGGCGGCGCATCGGTCGGATGAGGGCATAGGGCATAGGGCATAG
- a CDS encoding glycoside hydrolase family 2 TIM barrel-domain containing protein translates to MSPLRTLFAVALLALALPGVAGAAVYTPKPKVLYHDGHTGRYLMDGSWYFRADPLDQGLAQGFERQSSLTGWTPVTVPNAWNANDISDASQRGGVGWYRTDFRVPKAGRTVSWVIRFESVNYRARVYLNGHQIGTHEGAYLPFEVPANRIRRGGVNHLVVRVDSRRSETDLPPLIDQDNGTPGGGWWNYSGILREVYLRKIDRVDISNFLAQPRLPCRNCPATILFKATLHNVGGKRQPVSFHASVGGLAAHFKPVTVAGHHSRTVSAKVRIDNPRLWEPGDPQLYTVRASDAIRGRTVGSWATHIGVRSIKVRGGRLLINGVPTTLRGASMHEESVGDGHGGALTPADEKSMFQQLLQLGGTITRVHYPLPPAMLEMADRAGVFVWDEVPVYRLGEAQLKLHSVQAKALTDIRDMIDRDQNHPSVLTWAIGNELPSRPDSGQEAYIKRAHSLIKSMDDTRLIATDIAGYPSIPKQIIFERYFTALGLNDYFGWYPGPGGQLVDRGATGAYFDQMHQFYPRMALFVTEYGAESNHAGPVDEKGTYEFQTDWMSFQNQVFDQHPFINGAIAWILRDFKVRPGWDGGNPTPQPPYNQKGLADQNGNPKPAFAVVARIYHNIQLAGAARIKAANARLHMSQPASR, encoded by the coding sequence TTGTCCCCCCTCCGCACGCTATTTGCCGTTGCGCTGCTCGCGCTCGCCCTTCCGGGCGTGGCCGGTGCCGCGGTCTACACGCCGAAGCCGAAGGTGCTGTACCACGACGGCCACACCGGTCGTTACCTGATGGACGGCAGCTGGTACTTCCGCGCCGACCCGCTCGACCAGGGACTGGCACAGGGCTTCGAGCGGCAGAGCTCGCTTACAGGCTGGACGCCGGTCACGGTGCCGAACGCCTGGAACGCGAACGACATCTCAGACGCGAGCCAGCGTGGCGGCGTGGGCTGGTACAGGACGGATTTCCGCGTGCCCAAGGCGGGCCGCACGGTGAGCTGGGTGATCCGCTTCGAGTCCGTCAACTATCGCGCGCGCGTGTACCTGAACGGCCACCAGATCGGCACGCATGAGGGCGCGTACCTGCCGTTCGAGGTGCCCGCGAACAGGATCCGCCGCGGCGGCGTGAACCATCTGGTGGTCCGCGTGGACAGCCGCCGCAGCGAGACCGACCTGCCGCCGCTGATCGACCAGGACAACGGCACGCCCGGCGGCGGCTGGTGGAACTACAGCGGCATCCTGCGTGAGGTCTACCTGCGGAAGATCGACCGCGTGGACATCAGCAACTTCCTCGCGCAGCCGCGCCTCCCCTGCCGCAACTGTCCGGCCACCATTCTCTTCAAGGCCACGCTGCACAACGTCGGCGGCAAGCGCCAGCCGGTGAGCTTCCACGCCTCAGTGGGTGGCCTGGCAGCGCACTTCAAGCCCGTCACCGTCGCCGGCCATCACAGCCGGACGGTCTCGGCGAAGGTGCGAATCGACAACCCCCGCCTGTGGGAGCCTGGCGATCCTCAGCTCTACACGGTGCGGGCGTCGGACGCGATCCGCGGCCGCACCGTCGGCAGCTGGGCCACGCACATCGGCGTGCGCTCGATCAAGGTCCGCGGCGGTCGCCTACTGATCAACGGCGTCCCCACCACATTGCGCGGCGCCAGCATGCACGAGGAGTCCGTGGGCGATGGCCACGGCGGCGCCCTCACGCCGGCCGATGAGAAGTCGATGTTCCAACAGCTTCTCCAGCTCGGCGGCACGATCACGCGCGTGCACTACCCGCTCCCGCCGGCGATGCTCGAGATGGCGGACCGCGCCGGCGTGTTCGTGTGGGACGAGGTGCCGGTCTACCGGCTCGGTGAGGCTCAGCTCAAGCTGCACTCGGTGCAGGCCAAGGCACTCACCGACATCCGCGACATGATCGACCGGGACCAGAACCACCCGTCGGTGCTCACCTGGGCGATTGGGAACGAGCTGCCCTCGCGGCCCGACTCCGGACAGGAGGCGTACATCAAGCGCGCGCACTCGCTCATCAAGTCGATGGACGACACGCGCCTGATCGCCACCGACATCGCCGGCTATCCCTCGATCCCGAAGCAGATCATCTTCGAGCGCTACTTCACCGCGCTCGGGCTGAACGACTACTTCGGCTGGTATCCGGGGCCCGGCGGGCAGCTGGTGGACCGGGGAGCCACCGGCGCGTACTTCGACCAGATGCACCAGTTCTATCCGCGCATGGCGCTGTTCGTCACCGAGTACGGCGCCGAGTCGAACCACGCCGGGCCCGTGGACGAGAAGGGCACGTACGAGTTCCAGACCGACTGGATGTCATTCCAGAACCAGGTGTTCGACCAGCACCCGTTCATCAACGGCGCGATCGCGTGGATCCTGCGCGACTTCAAGGTGCGGCCAGGCTGGGACGGCGGCAACCCCACGCCGCAGCCGCCGTACAACCAGAAGGGCCTCGCGGACCAGAACGGCAACCCCAAGCCGGCCTTCGCCGTGGTCGCGCGGATCTACCACAACATCCAGCTGGCTGGCGCGGCCCGCATCAAGGCCGCGAACGCGCGGCTGCACATGTCTCAGCCGGCCAGCCGGTAG
- a CDS encoding AMP-dependent synthetase/ligase: MELGTINAAERSTGSRTMADLVPLAGRKHADRPAIKHKVGEQWVDIPYTQLADTVRNVALGLVDVGIEPGDKVSILANTRPEWTYACFGILGAGATCVSIYQTNSAEECHYVLAHSESRAVFVEDAEQLAKIREVEAELPALELIVVMEPSGDIGDAIALEELCTRGKRRPDSDYEERLAGVKDDDMCLYIYTSGTTGPPKGCLLTHRNYRRVTEMVESDGVLSDDEVIYLFLPLAHAFALLIQFVAFDIGSSIAYWEKDPQKIIPNLMEVRPTYFPSVPRIFEKIYTLANSVGDPDEIKQAVEVGFKVRQMEEAGEEVPAELRKAFEDAEEKLYQKVRALFGGRVRQAVTGAAPISKEILEFFYACGVPVMEGYGMTETSTVASANRPDAFRFGSVGKPLHGVEARIAEDGELLLRGPNIFQGYFKNEDATREALADGWLHTGDLGSIDEDGFIYITGRKKDIIITAGGKNITPANLENSLKQNRWISQAVVVGDRRPYLVALITLDPEELPAFAEQHGISVEDVPQSEAMRGEVQKAVAEANSHVGRVEQIKKFVILPHDLSQQTGELTPTLKVKRNVVNEKFAEEIEALYAG, translated from the coding sequence ATGGAGCTTGGGACGATCAACGCCGCCGAGAGGAGCACCGGCTCTCGCACGATGGCCGACCTCGTGCCGCTCGCCGGGCGCAAGCACGCGGATCGTCCCGCGATCAAGCACAAGGTTGGCGAGCAGTGGGTGGACATTCCGTACACGCAGCTCGCCGACACGGTCAGGAACGTCGCGCTTGGCCTCGTTGACGTCGGGATCGAGCCCGGCGACAAGGTCTCGATCCTCGCCAACACCCGTCCCGAGTGGACATACGCCTGCTTCGGCATCCTCGGCGCGGGCGCCACATGCGTCTCCATCTACCAGACGAACTCGGCCGAGGAGTGCCACTACGTGCTCGCGCACTCCGAGTCGCGCGCGGTGTTCGTGGAGGACGCCGAGCAGCTCGCGAAGATCCGGGAGGTCGAGGCCGAGTTGCCGGCCCTCGAGCTGATTGTCGTGATGGAGCCGAGCGGCGACATCGGAGATGCGATCGCCCTCGAGGAGCTGTGCACCCGCGGGAAGCGCCGTCCGGATTCCGATTACGAGGAGCGGCTTGCCGGCGTCAAGGACGACGACATGTGCCTCTACATCTACACCTCCGGCACCACGGGTCCGCCGAAGGGCTGCCTACTCACACACCGCAACTACCGCCGCGTCACGGAGATGGTCGAGAGCGACGGCGTGCTCAGCGACGACGAGGTGATCTACCTCTTCCTGCCCCTGGCCCACGCGTTCGCGCTGCTCATCCAGTTCGTGGCCTTCGACATCGGCAGCTCGATTGCCTACTGGGAGAAGGACCCGCAGAAGATCATCCCCAACCTGATGGAGGTCAGGCCGACCTACTTCCCGTCGGTGCCGCGGATCTTCGAGAAGATCTACACGCTCGCGAACAGCGTCGGCGACCCGGACGAGATCAAGCAGGCCGTGGAAGTCGGCTTCAAGGTCCGCCAGATGGAGGAGGCGGGCGAGGAGGTGCCGGCCGAACTGCGCAAGGCGTTCGAGGACGCGGAGGAGAAGCTCTACCAGAAGGTTCGCGCCCTGTTCGGAGGACGTGTGCGTCAGGCGGTCACCGGCGCGGCGCCGATCTCAAAGGAGATCCTCGAGTTCTTCTACGCCTGCGGCGTGCCCGTGATGGAGGGCTACGGCATGACCGAGACCTCGACCGTGGCGAGCGCGAACCGGCCCGACGCCTTCCGCTTCGGCTCGGTGGGCAAGCCGCTGCACGGCGTGGAGGCGAGGATCGCCGAGGACGGCGAGCTGCTGCTGCGCGGCCCCAACATCTTCCAGGGCTACTTCAAGAACGAGGACGCCACCAGGGAGGCGCTGGCGGACGGCTGGCTCCACACCGGCGACCTCGGCTCGATCGACGAGGACGGCTTCATCTACATCACCGGCCGCAAGAAGGACATCATCATCACGGCCGGAGGCAAGAACATCACGCCCGCGAACCTGGAGAACAGCCTCAAGCAGAACCGCTGGATCTCGCAGGCAGTGGTAGTGGGCGACCGGCGCCCGTACCTCGTGGCCCTGATCACGCTGGATCCCGAGGAGCTGCCGGCGTTCGCCGAGCAGCACGGGATCTCGGTAGAGGACGTGCCGCAGTCCGAGGCGATGCGCGGCGAGGTGCAGAAGGCGGTGGCCGAGGCGAACTCGCACGTCGGCCGCGTGGAGCAGATCAAGAAGTTCGTGATCCTCCCCCACGACCTCTCGCAGCAGACCGGAGAGCTCACGCCCACGCTCAAGGTCAAGCGCAACGTGGTCAACGAGAAGTTCGCGGAAGAGATCGAAGCCCTGTACGCCGGGTAA
- a CDS encoding rubredoxin, with protein sequence MEAATQQLWICESCGFIYDPAEGDPDGGVPPGTPFEDIPSDWFCPVCGARKKDFSPYEG encoded by the coding sequence GTGGAGGCAGCCACACAGCAACTCTGGATCTGCGAGTCGTGCGGATTCATCTACGACCCCGCGGAGGGCGACCCGGACGGCGGCGTGCCACCCGGAACGCCGTTCGAGGACATCCCGAGCGACTGGTTCTGCCCGGTCTGCGGCGCGCGCAAGAAGGACTTCAGCCCGTACGAGGGGTAG
- a CDS encoding NUDIX hydrolase, producing the protein MAEGDDRRIERAPHHGEELNTGEVTKAREAASVIVLREGSAGPEVLLVQRNPAQRFMGGAWVFPGGAVHEEDGDPAETGRRELEEEAGLSLPDASGFVPFSRWITPEEAKIRFDTYFFVAEAPAGADPSCDGEECVDLRWMRPGDALAAYRAGELSLVFPTIKHLEQLAEFHSVEQALDTARSRKVEPVMPKILMHKEAAEIVLPGEPGYAD; encoded by the coding sequence ATGGCAGAGGGGGACGACCGCCGGATCGAGCGCGCCCCGCATCACGGGGAGGAGCTGAACACCGGCGAGGTGACGAAGGCGCGCGAGGCGGCGTCCGTGATCGTGCTGCGCGAAGGCTCGGCCGGCCCAGAGGTGCTGCTCGTCCAGCGCAATCCCGCGCAGCGCTTCATGGGCGGCGCGTGGGTCTTCCCTGGCGGCGCAGTTCACGAGGAGGACGGCGACCCCGCGGAGACGGGCCGCCGGGAGCTCGAGGAGGAGGCCGGCCTGTCGCTTCCGGACGCGAGCGGCTTCGTCCCCTTCTCGCGCTGGATCACACCGGAGGAGGCGAAGATCCGCTTCGACACGTACTTCTTCGTCGCGGAGGCGCCCGCCGGCGCCGACCCGAGCTGCGACGGCGAGGAGTGCGTGGACCTGCGCTGGATGCGGCCCGGGGACGCTCTCGCCGCGTATCGCGCCGGCGAGCTCAGCCTCGTGTTCCCCACGATCAAGCACCTCGAGCAGCTCGCGGAGTTCCATTCCGTCGAGCAGGCGCTCGACACGGCGCGCAGCCGCAAGGTGGAGCCCGTGATGCCGAAGATCCTGATGCACAAGGAAGCGGCCGAGATCGTTCTTCCCGGGGAGCCCGGCTATGCCGACTGA